GCTCTGCGGCGACAGGAAAGCAGAGTAGGGCGTCTGCTCGAAAGCGGCGCGCTGGCGCAGCTTGTACACGCGCACCACCAGGGCCAGCGGCTGGCCGCGCGCATCCAGGTTCAGGCGCTTGGCGGCGTGCAGGCGCAGCGCCACCTGGCGTGGCGCAAGCTGGGCCTCGGGCACGGGCGGGGGCTTGCGCAGGCCGGCGGCTTCCAGCAGGCCGCCCGCCGATGGCCCGGCGGCGCCGGCGCAGCCGCCAAGGGTCAGGGCCAGAAACAGTCCGGGCAGGGAAAGAGGGAGGCGGACAGGAGCCATGGCGCGCAGTTTCCTTTGGTAAATGAGCCGACAGCGACATTCAACAGGATCGCAACTTGCGCACGCTGAGCACGCGCAAGCCGGCGCTTCGACGAGGCGCAATTGCCTAAAAAACTTCAGTTGAGGTCACGCAATTCTTCGTGGAAACCACGCGCCAATAATGGCGCTTGATTTCACCTAGGGAGAGCCAGATGAAGTTCCAACGCTTGATGCCGAGTCTAGTCTGTGTCGCGTTCCTGTCGGCCTGCGCCAGCACCGGGCAGGTCGCCGGCGGCGGCAGGCCGGCGACCACCATGGCTGCCGCGATGGCCGAGGTCGACGCCGCCGTGATGGCGAATCAGAACGACAAGGCCTATGCCTTGCTGAAGAGCGCCGGCAATGCCTTCCCCACCGACAAGACCCCGTGGGTCAGGATGGCGCAGATGCGCTTCGACAGCACCGATTACGGCGAAGCCATCGTCAACGCCCTGGAAGCGCTGGAGCGCGACCCGGACGACACCCTGGCCAACAGCATCGTTGCCGTCAGCGGCCTGCGCGTGACCAGCAAGGCGCTGGCCGACCTGAGCCAGAAGAACAACCTGAGCGGCAATGTGCGCACCGAGGCCCAGGAACTGGCCAAGCTGCTGCGCAGCAGCCTGGGCGAAGAGGTGCTGGTCGCGAATGGCGCCCGTTCCGCCGCCGTGCGGCCCAAGGATGCGCCGTCCCGCAAGGTGATCGCGACCCCGCCGGCCCGCGCCGCCAGCAACGATCCCTTCGGGGCCCTGAAGTAAACCCAGCCTGGAGCCGACATGCCCAAGAATGAAAGCGTGCAGAAACGCCTGCAGAAGGTCCGCGCCCCGCGCGTGCAGATGACCTACGACGTCGAGATCGGCGACGCCATCGAGAACAAGGAGCTGCCCTTCGTGGTCGGCGTGCTGGGCGACTTCGGCAGCGATCCGGAGGCGGTCAGGAAGCGCCTGAAGGACCGCAACTTCGTCAGCATCGACGCCGACAACTTCGACGAGGTGATGAACGGCGTGGCCCCGGTCGCCAACTTCCGCGTCGAGAACCACCTGTCGCCGGAGGGCGGCGAATTCGCGCTCAGCCTGCAGTTCCGCGAGATGGCCGATTTTCGTCCCGAGTCGGTGGTGCAGCAGGTGGCGCCCCTGAAAGGCCTGCTGGACGCGCGCAGCAAGCTGGCCGACCTGCGCAACAAGCTGGCCGGAAACGACAAGCTGGAAGACATCCTGAACGACGTGCTGACCAATACCGAAAAGCTGGACAGCCTGCGCAAGACCAGGGAGGACGCACATGACGGCGATGAATGAAATGAGCGCCAGCCCCTCGGCCGGGCATGACGCGGCCGGCGCGCTCGAACTCGACACCGGTCTGCTCGACCAGATCGTCGAGCAGAGCCGGGTGGCGAAGTCCAGCAGCGAACACGAACGGGCGCGCGACATCATCTCCGAACTGGTGACCCAGGTGATGGCGGGCACCATGGTCATCTCCAGCAACCTGTCGGCGGCGATCGATGCGCGCCTGGCGGAGCTGGACCGCATGATCTCGAGCCAGCTCTCGAGCATCATGCATGCGCCCGAGTTCCAGAAGCTCGAGCGCAGCTGGACCGGCCTGCACTACCTGGTGAAGAACACCGCGACCTCCAGTTCCCTGCAGATCCGCATGCTCAACGCCACCAAGCGCGAGCTGGTGAAGGACTTCCAGTCGGCGCTGGAATTCGACCAGAGCAGCCTGTTCAAGAAGATCTACGAAGAGGAATTCGGCACCTTCGGCGGTGCGCCCTACGGCGCCCTGATCGGCGACTTCGAGGTCAGCCGCCAGCCCGAGGACGTGTATTTCCTGGAGCAGATGTCGCACGTGGCCGCGGCCAGCCACGCGCCTTTCATCACCTCGTCGGCGCCGGAACTGTTCGGCGTCGAGAGTTTCGGCGACCTCGGCAAGCCGCGCGACCTGGCCAAGGTCTTCGACACCGTCGAATACGCGAAGTGGAAGGCGTTCCGCGAGTCGGAGGATTCGCGCTACGTCGGCCTGACCCTGCCGCGCTTCCTCGGGCGCCTGCCGTACAACCCGATGGACGGCATGGCCACCGAAGGCTTCAACTTCGTCGAGGATGTCGACGGCAGCGACCACCAGAAGTACCTGTGGTGTAACGCCGCCTATGCTTTCGCCACCAAGCTCACCAAGGCCTTCGAGGACTACGGCTGGTGTGCGGCGATCCGCGGCGTCGAGGGCGGCGGCCTGGTCGAGAACCTGCCGACCCACACCTTCAAGACCGACGACGGCGAAGTGGCGCTGAAGTGCCCGACCGAGCTGGCGATCACCGACCGCCGCGAAAAGGAGCTGTCCGACCTCGGCTTCATCTCGCTGGTCCACTGCAAGAACACCTCGTACGCGGCCTTCTTCGGCGCCCAGTCGGCGCAGAAGCCGCGCAAGTACGCGAACGACGCCGCCAACGCCAACGCGCTGCTGTCCTCGCAGCTGCAATACATCTTCGCGGTCTCGCGCATCGCCCACTACATGAAGGCCATGATGCGGGACAAGATCGGCAGCTTCGCCGCCGCCTCGAATGTCGAGGATTACCTCAATCGCTGGTTAACCCAATATGTGCTGCTGGACGATAACGCGAGCCAGGAACAGAAGGCCCAGTTCCCGCTGCGCGAGGCCAGCGTGCAGGTGGCGGAAGTGCCGGGCCGTCCCGGCGTCTACCGCGCGGTGTCCTTCCTGCGCCCGCATTTCCAGCTCGACGAGCTGTCCGTTTCGCTCCGACTGGTCGCGGAGTTGCCGCAATCGACCAAATCCTGATTCTTCATTCAAACACAACACTGGAGTACGACATGGCAATTGACGTGTACCTGCAAATCGACGGCATCAAGGGCGAATCGATGGACGACAGGCACAAGGACTGGATCGAATGCAAATCGGTGGGCTGGGGCGTGACCCAGCCGAAGTCGGCGACCTCGTCGACCGGCGGCGGCCACACCGCCGAGCGCTGCGAGTACACCGAGCTGATGGTCACCAAGCTGGCCGACCTGTCCTCGCCGGTGCTGCTGCAGACCTGCTCGTCCGGCAAGACGATCCCCAAGGCCAAGCTCGAATTCATGCGCGCCGATGGCCAGGGCGAGCGCGTCAAGTACTTCGAGGTCGAACTCGAGAACGTGCTGATCGGTTCGGTCCAGTCGGCCGTGTCGGAAGGCGATTTCATGTCCGAGAACGTGGGCCTGAAGTTCTCGAAGGTGAAGTTCAAGTACACCCAGCAGAAGATCGGCGGCGGCGCCGGCGGCAATACCTCGGGCGGCTGGGACCTGGCGTCGAACAAGGTGGCCTGATCCGATTGCCTCAGTGCGTGCTGGATGCGCTCTGTCGCCAGCGCGCTTGCCGCGGCCTCGTGCCGCGGTCTTTTTTTGAAGGATGAGATCGACGATGGACATCAACCTGAAGACCCTGATCGGCAAGCTGAACGACACCACCCGGGCCGCGGCGACGCGTGCGGCCGGCATCTGCGTCGGCTTCGGGCAATTCGAAGTCGACATCGAACACCTGTTCCTGGCCCTGCTGGAGCAGCCGGCCAGCGATGTCGTGGTGGCCGCGCGCGCCGCCGGGATCAGCCTGACCGCCTTCGAGACCGACCTGCGCAGGGAAGTCGAGCGCCTGCCTGCCGGCAGCAGCCGCACCCCGGTCTTTTCGCGCCACCTGCCGCTGCTGTTCGAGCACGCCTGGCTGATCGCCTCGCTGGGCCAGCCGGCGCCCGGCCAGGAACAGCGGATCCGCAGCGGCCACCTGCTGCTCGCGCTGCTGGCCGAACCGGGCTTGGCCCAGCTGGCCCAGCGCGCGTCAAGCTGCTTCATGACCTTTCCGCTCGACCGCCTGAAGCATGACTTCGACAAGCTGACCCGCGGCTCCTGCGAGGCGTCGCCCGTGGCCGACGGCGCCGTGCCGGCGGCGGCCGGCGACCCGGTCGGCGAACTGCGCTCAGGCGCGCCGGGCAGGACGCCCGCGCTCGACCAGTACACCACCTGCCTGACCGCGCGCGCGCGCGACGGCAAGGTCGACCCGGTGATCGGGCGTGATGCCGAGATCCGCCAGGTGATCGATATCCTGATGCGGCGGCGCCAGAACAATCCGATCCTGACCGGCGAGGCCGGCGTCGGCAAGACCGCCGTGGTCGAGGGACTGGCGCTGCGCATCGCCCTGGGGGATGTGCCGGATGTCCTGCGCGGCGTCGAGATCCATACGTTGGACATGGGCCTGCTCCAGGCCGGCGCCAGCGTCAAGGGCGAGTTCGAGAACCGCCTCAAGAACGTGATCGACGAGGTGGGCAAGAGCCTGCACCCGGTCATCCTCTTCATCGACGAGGCCCATACCATGATCGGCGCCGGCGGGGCGGCGGGCCAGAACGACGCCGCCAACCTGCTGAAACCGGCCCTCGCGCGCGGCGAGCTGCGCACCATCGCGGCCACCACCTGGGGCGAGTACAAGAAGTATTTCGAGAAGGACGCCGCGCTGGCGCGCCGCTTCCAGGTCGTCAAGGTCGACGAGCCGGACGAGGACACCGCCTGCGCCATGCTGCGCGCGATGGCGCCGCTGATGGAAAAGCACTTCGGCGTGCGCATCTTCGACGAGGCGATCCGCGAGGCCGTGCGCCTGTCGCACCGCTACATCAGCGGGCGCCAGCTGCCGGACAAGGCGGTCAGCGTGCTGGACACCGCCTGCGCCAAGGTGGCGCTCGGGCAGAGGGCGACGCCGGCGACGCTGGAAGAGGCGACGCGCGGCCTGGAGCGGCTCGATGTCCGGATCAGCGCCCTGGTGCGCGAGCAGAGCGGCGGCGCCGACCACGCGGACGCGCTGCAGCGGCTGCATGCCGAACGCGTAGCCGGGCTGAAGGAACAGGAACGCCTGCGTGCGCAATGGGATCGCGAGCAGGCCTTGTCCGCCGAGATCCACGCGACCCGCGCCCGCCTCGAAGCCGGCGACGGCAGCAGCAGCGCATTGCAGGCCCTGATCGGTGAATTGCGCACGCTGCAGGGCGACGCCCCGCTGGTGCCGCTGCAGGTCGACGGGCACACGGTGGCCGGCATCGTCGCCAGCTGGACCGGGATCCCGCTGGGGCGCATGGTGAAGGACGAGATCCGCACCGTGATGAACCTGCGGGGAATGCTGGACGAGCGCATCCTCGGCCAGGGCCACGCCATCGGCATCGTGGCCCAGCGCGTGCGCACCGCGCGCGCCAACCTGGAGGATCCGGACAAGCCGAAGGGCGTGTTCCTGTTCGTCGGCAGCTCCGGGGTCGGCAAGACCGAGACCGCGCTGGCCCTGGCCGACCTGCTGTACGGCGGCGAGCGCAAGCTGGTCACCATCAATATGAGCGAATACCAGGAAGCGCACAGCGTCTCCGGGCTGAAGGGCTCGCCGCCCGGCTATGTCGGCTATGGCGAGGGCGGGGTGCTGACCGAGGCGGTACGGCGCAACCCCTACAGCGTGGTGCTGCTCGACGAGGTGGAAAAGGCGCACAGCGACGTCCTCGAGCTGTTCTTCCAGGTGTTCGACAAGGGCGTGCTGGACGATGCCGAAGGGCGCCAGATCGACTTCCGCAACACGGTCATCATCCTGACCTCGAACGTGGCCTCCAGCCAGATCATGCAGGCCTGCCTGAACAAGCCGGCGGCCGAGCGCCCCTCTCCGGAGCAGCTGGCGGAGCTGATCCGGCCCGCCCTGATGAAGCACTTCAAGCCGGCCTTCCTCGGACGCCTGACGGTGGTGCCCTTCTATCCGATCGACGACGAGGTGCTGGCCAACATCATCCGCCTCAAGCTCGAGCGCATCAAGGCGCGGGTGGCGGCCAACCACAATGCGGCTTTCCTGTACGACGACGCGCTGGTGAACGCCGTGCTGGCGCGCTGCACCGAGGTCGATTCGGGCGCGCGCAACGTCGACACCATCCTGAACGGCACGCTGCTGCCCGAGATTGCCGACAACGTGCTGGCGGCGATGGCGGCGGGCGGCGGCGTCAGGCAGATCAAGGTCAGCGCGACCAGGGGCGGCAAGATCAAGTACGCCGTCGAGCCGGCATGAGGAGGGCGCCATGCTGAACCTGGAAAAGCTGCTGGCGCCGATCGGCGGTGCGCGGCCCTGCGGCGAAGACCTCGCATTCTCGAGCGAAATCGACGCCATCGTGCGCGCCCGCCAGGCCGACGATCCCTCGCTGGAGCAGGGCGCCTGGGTCACCGAGCTGAAGGAGGCCGACTGGAAGTTCGTGGCGAAGCAGTGCGCCCAGCTGATCGAGCAGCGCAGCAAGGACCTGCAGCTGGCCGTGTGGCTGGCCGAGGCCGAGGCCAGGACCGGCGGCCTGCGCGGCCTGGCCGACAGCCTGCTGCTGGTCGCCGCGCTGTGCGAGCGCTGGTGGGACGGCCTGTATCCGCTGCCGGACGAGGATGGCCACGAGCGCCGCATCGGCAACCTGGCCTGGCTGGCCGCGCGCATCGCACCGCTGTTGCGCGAAGTGCCGCTGACGGAAAGCCAGGCTGGCCATCCCGGGCATGCGCTGCGCGACTTCGACGTCGCCCGCATGCATGGCGGCGACGAGCTGGCGAAGCTGGAAACGGCCAGGGCGCGCAGCTCGCCCGCCTTTTACGCGGGACTGCTGCGCGACTGCGAGCACTGCACCGGCGCCCTCGAACGCATCGAGCACAGCGTCGACGAACGCCTGGGCGTGGACGGACCGAGCTTCAGCGCCGCCAAGTCCGGCCTGCAAAGCCTGCTGCTGTTCGTGAAGCCGATGGTGAAAGAGGGCGGCGCCACCGCCGCGGCTGCGCCTGCGGCGCCAAGCGCCGCTGCGCCTTCATCGGTAGCGGCGGCGCCGGCAGGGGTGGCGGGCGGACCGCTGGTGTCGCGCACCGAGGCCCTGGCCCAGCTGCGGGAAGTCGCCGCGTTCTTCCGCCGCACCGAGCCGCACAGCCCGGTGGCCTATCTCGCGGAAAAAGCCGCGCACTGGGGCGAACAGCCCCTGCACGTGTGGCTGCGTTCGGTGGTGAAGGACGATGCCTCGTTCGCCCACATCGAAGAGATGCTGGGCGTCGCGCAGCAGTCCGCGGAATGAGGCCGCGCACTGCCGCGTGCAGGTGCGTAAAGGCGCGCGCCGGTCAGGACTTCGGCGCCTGGCCGGCCGCCGTGTTCAGCTGCGAGCTGGCGCGCGCGACCTGTTCCTCGACGCGGCGCATGGCGTCGCGGGTGGACTGGGTCACCTGTTCGTAGCCCTTGAAGGCGTTGTCGATCGCCGCCTTGATGATCTCGACCGCGTTTTCCTGGCCCGGCTTGACGTTCTGGGTGACGTCGTAGATCAGGGCCGACAGGGTGTTCTTCGCTTCCACCAGGTGGGTGTCGGCGGCCTGCTGGAAATCCTTCTGGATGTCGGCGACGATCTGGCGCAGCTGCTCGCCGTAGGCCTGGGCGTCCTGCACGCCCGGCTGCAGGCGCGCGGACAGGCTGTCGAGCGCCGCCTTCGCATCAGCCGCCTGGCTCATCTGGCGGCTGGCGGCGAGCGCGTTGTCCATCGAATTCTTCGCGGTTGCCATGTTCAGGGCCACCACCTGCTCGACGCCCTGCACGGCCTTGCTGGCCAGGGCATTGAAGGTCTCTACCTGCAGGTCGAACAGGGTCTTGGTGGCGTTGGCGAATTGCTCGGGATTGGTAAACATCGTATCTCCTCGGTTGGTTTTCCTGCGGCGGTACTGAATGTTTTGTCTTTCTACATTATTTCTCGGGCTTGCGTATTTCGCAACGGGCATCACGATAGGGGCCGGAAAACCTGGCCCAGCCCGGGCCGAGCGGCGT
This window of the Massilia sp. WG5 genome carries:
- the tssA gene encoding type VI secretion system protein TssA — translated: MLNLEKLLAPIGGARPCGEDLAFSSEIDAIVRARQADDPSLEQGAWVTELKEADWKFVAKQCAQLIEQRSKDLQLAVWLAEAEARTGGLRGLADSLLLVAALCERWWDGLYPLPDEDGHERRIGNLAWLAARIAPLLREVPLTESQAGHPGHALRDFDVARMHGGDELAKLETARARSSPAFYAGLLRDCEHCTGALERIEHSVDERLGVDGPSFSAAKSGLQSLLLFVKPMVKEGGATAAAAPAAPSAAAPSSVAAAPAGVAGGPLVSRTEALAQLREVAAFFRRTEPHSPVAYLAEKAAHWGEQPLHVWLRSVVKDDASFAHIEEMLGVAQQSAE
- a CDS encoding phasin family protein — translated: MFTNPEQFANATKTLFDLQVETFNALASKAVQGVEQVVALNMATAKNSMDNALAASRQMSQAADAKAALDSLSARLQPGVQDAQAYGEQLRQIVADIQKDFQQAADTHLVEAKNTLSALIYDVTQNVKPGQENAVEIIKAAIDNAFKGYEQVTQSTRDAMRRVEEQVARASSQLNTAAGQAPKS
- the tssJ gene encoding type VI secretion system lipoprotein TssJ — encoded protein: MAPVRLPLSLPGLFLALTLGGCAGAAGPSAGGLLEAAGLRKPPPVPEAQLAPRQVALRLHAAKRLNLDARGQPLALVVRVYKLRQRAAFEQTPYSAFLSPQSEREALGADLVEVRELTLVPGQRLELNEKLPREAGWLGVVALFHSPLPQGWRLAFAAPEAEQAGVTIGLHACVMRASAGAGPASAGGRLVRCQ
- the tssB gene encoding type VI secretion system contractile sheath small subunit, producing the protein MPKNESVQKRLQKVRAPRVQMTYDVEIGDAIENKELPFVVGVLGDFGSDPEAVRKRLKDRNFVSIDADNFDEVMNGVAPVANFRVENHLSPEGGEFALSLQFREMADFRPESVVQQVAPLKGLLDARSKLADLRNKLAGNDKLEDILNDVLTNTEKLDSLRKTREDAHDGDE
- the tssC gene encoding type VI secretion system contractile sheath large subunit, with the translated sequence MSASPSAGHDAAGALELDTGLLDQIVEQSRVAKSSSEHERARDIISELVTQVMAGTMVISSNLSAAIDARLAELDRMISSQLSSIMHAPEFQKLERSWTGLHYLVKNTATSSSLQIRMLNATKRELVKDFQSALEFDQSSLFKKIYEEEFGTFGGAPYGALIGDFEVSRQPEDVYFLEQMSHVAAASHAPFITSSAPELFGVESFGDLGKPRDLAKVFDTVEYAKWKAFRESEDSRYVGLTLPRFLGRLPYNPMDGMATEGFNFVEDVDGSDHQKYLWCNAAYAFATKLTKAFEDYGWCAAIRGVEGGGLVENLPTHTFKTDDGEVALKCPTELAITDRREKELSDLGFISLVHCKNTSYAAFFGAQSAQKPRKYANDAANANALLSSQLQYIFAVSRIAHYMKAMMRDKIGSFAAASNVEDYLNRWLTQYVLLDDNASQEQKAQFPLREASVQVAEVPGRPGVYRAVSFLRPHFQLDELSVSLRLVAELPQSTKS
- a CDS encoding M48 family metallopeptidase, producing the protein MKFQRLMPSLVCVAFLSACASTGQVAGGGRPATTMAAAMAEVDAAVMANQNDKAYALLKSAGNAFPTDKTPWVRMAQMRFDSTDYGEAIVNALEALERDPDDTLANSIVAVSGLRVTSKALADLSQKNNLSGNVRTEAQELAKLLRSSLGEEVLVANGARSAAVRPKDAPSRKVIATPPARAASNDPFGALK
- the tssH gene encoding type VI secretion system ATPase TssH encodes the protein MDINLKTLIGKLNDTTRAAATRAAGICVGFGQFEVDIEHLFLALLEQPASDVVVAARAAGISLTAFETDLRREVERLPAGSSRTPVFSRHLPLLFEHAWLIASLGQPAPGQEQRIRSGHLLLALLAEPGLAQLAQRASSCFMTFPLDRLKHDFDKLTRGSCEASPVADGAVPAAAGDPVGELRSGAPGRTPALDQYTTCLTARARDGKVDPVIGRDAEIRQVIDILMRRRQNNPILTGEAGVGKTAVVEGLALRIALGDVPDVLRGVEIHTLDMGLLQAGASVKGEFENRLKNVIDEVGKSLHPVILFIDEAHTMIGAGGAAGQNDAANLLKPALARGELRTIAATTWGEYKKYFEKDAALARRFQVVKVDEPDEDTACAMLRAMAPLMEKHFGVRIFDEAIREAVRLSHRYISGRQLPDKAVSVLDTACAKVALGQRATPATLEEATRGLERLDVRISALVREQSGGADHADALQRLHAERVAGLKEQERLRAQWDREQALSAEIHATRARLEAGDGSSSALQALIGELRTLQGDAPLVPLQVDGHTVAGIVASWTGIPLGRMVKDEIRTVMNLRGMLDERILGQGHAIGIVAQRVRTARANLEDPDKPKGVFLFVGSSGVGKTETALALADLLYGGERKLVTINMSEYQEAHSVSGLKGSPPGYVGYGEGGVLTEAVRRNPYSVVLLDEVEKAHSDVLELFFQVFDKGVLDDAEGRQIDFRNTVIILTSNVASSQIMQACLNKPAAERPSPEQLAELIRPALMKHFKPAFLGRLTVVPFYPIDDEVLANIIRLKLERIKARVAANHNAAFLYDDALVNAVLARCTEVDSGARNVDTILNGTLLPEIADNVLAAMAAGGGVRQIKVSATRGGKIKYAVEPA
- a CDS encoding type VI secretion system tube protein Hcp, with translation MAIDVYLQIDGIKGESMDDRHKDWIECKSVGWGVTQPKSATSSTGGGHTAERCEYTELMVTKLADLSSPVLLQTCSSGKTIPKAKLEFMRADGQGERVKYFEVELENVLIGSVQSAVSEGDFMSENVGLKFSKVKFKYTQQKIGGGAGGNTSGGWDLASNKVA